One region of Haladaptatus cibarius D43 genomic DNA includes:
- a CDS encoding DUF7118 family protein — protein MSDLLTDLRNADEACREAESAVSEHGKTRIEAVADAHDRAMKLLSRYEGKATGTGDFKSFVEFQGQFADLVENLPDDLPARESFERAEDISDKRRLSEDDFDRIRQTLEPADEIASSLDERREAKKRYHDVRRSVADRIAELDDKIDDLERLQELGEADLDAPTEELREPIQAADDAISSAFVAFKRDSSARGVMHFLTATEQYPLVEFDSPPEELRSHLLENKVGEKSIPDLLQLARYSRSKLDHYVSDPAELKRAVSTNETYLDRLDADPLLIGWPPAPANELRWWCEEAIRVADRFAPAEAVARLREVQRLTHDSRFDTLRIAAQARAELTDEERERLARGAVEDKLRQIRERKTELNDALSDYPKR, from the coding sequence ATGAGCGACCTACTCACTGACCTCCGGAACGCGGACGAAGCCTGCCGAGAGGCCGAATCTGCGGTTTCGGAGCACGGAAAAACACGAATCGAGGCAGTCGCCGACGCCCACGACCGCGCGATGAAACTGCTCAGTCGGTACGAAGGCAAAGCCACCGGAACCGGTGATTTCAAGTCGTTTGTGGAGTTTCAAGGCCAATTCGCGGATTTGGTCGAAAACCTTCCCGACGACCTGCCCGCCCGCGAGTCCTTCGAACGGGCGGAGGACATTTCTGACAAACGACGCCTCAGCGAGGACGATTTCGACCGGATTCGGCAGACGCTCGAACCCGCCGACGAAATCGCATCTTCCCTCGACGAACGCCGGGAAGCCAAAAAGCGATACCACGACGTGCGCCGCTCCGTCGCCGACAGAATCGCCGAACTGGACGACAAAATTGACGATTTGGAACGGCTACAGGAGTTAGGCGAAGCCGACTTGGACGCCCCGACGGAGGAGTTAAGAGAACCAATCCAAGCCGCGGACGACGCGATTTCGTCTGCCTTCGTCGCGTTCAAACGTGATTCGAGCGCCCGGGGGGTGATGCACTTTCTCACCGCAACCGAACAGTATCCGCTGGTCGAGTTCGATTCGCCGCCGGAGGAACTCAGAAGCCACCTGCTCGAAAACAAGGTTGGCGAGAAGTCGATCCCGGATTTACTCCAACTCGCCCGCTACTCCCGGTCAAAACTCGACCACTACGTCTCCGACCCCGCTGAACTGAAACGCGCCGTCTCCACGAACGAAACGTATCTCGACCGACTCGACGCAGACCCACTCCTTATTGGCTGGCCGCCAGCCCCCGCCAACGAACTCCGTTGGTGGTGTGAAGAAGCGATTCGCGTTGCAGACCGCTTCGCGCCCGCGGAAGCGGTCGCTCGCCTCCGTGAAGTCCAGCGACTCACGCACGATTCGCGGTTCGACACGCTACGAATCGCGGCACAAGCACGGGCAGAGTTGACTGACGAGGAACGGGAGCGACTCGCCCGCGGTGCTGTTGAGGACAAACTACGACAGATTCGTGAGCGAAAAACGGAACTGAACGACGCGCTCTCGGATTATCCGAAGCGATAA
- a CDS encoding class I SAM-dependent methyltransferase: MSADPLGKAILDYQRGGLRGDCRYRDGADSQDSHIRENYFTPSAEWSDEWKSRLNALDSPIVDVGCGSGQYAEFLQKSGEVVAIDVSPGAVEAATERGVEDARMMDMLELEFPRDGFQSALVNGTQIGLTQSLAGARDFLSDLARITDEDGVTIVDNYDPTKLDSERFFGYRPDPRRGVAHRTFHVEYVRDGEREVGRNLHFVLFSPERLRDVTVGTPWRVAKVDADGVYYRSILRKRARKRDENEGKQNRDNT; encoded by the coding sequence ATGAGTGCAGACCCACTTGGCAAAGCCATACTCGACTACCAACGAGGGGGATTGCGCGGCGACTGCCGATACCGAGATGGTGCGGACAGCCAAGACAGTCATATCCGCGAAAACTACTTCACGCCGAGCGCGGAGTGGAGCGACGAGTGGAAAAGCCGTCTCAACGCGCTCGACTCTCCCATCGTGGATGTCGGTTGCGGTTCCGGCCAGTACGCCGAATTTCTGCAAAAATCGGGCGAAGTCGTCGCAATCGACGTCAGTCCGGGGGCGGTCGAGGCCGCCACGGAACGCGGCGTCGAAGACGCCCGCATGATGGATATGCTCGAATTGGAGTTCCCGCGGGACGGATTCCAGTCGGCGCTCGTCAACGGAACCCAAATCGGGCTGACACAGTCGCTCGCTGGCGCGCGCGACTTTCTCTCCGACCTCGCTCGAATCACGGACGAGGACGGCGTCACAATCGTAGACAACTACGACCCCACGAAGCTCGACTCCGAGAGATTTTTCGGCTACCGACCCGACCCGCGACGTGGTGTGGCACACCGGACGTTTCACGTCGAATACGTCCGGGACGGCGAGCGTGAAGTCGGGCGAAATCTCCATTTCGTCCTCTTTTCGCCGGAGAGACTACGAGACGTGACGGTCGGGACGCCGTGGCGAGTCGCAAAAGTGGACGCAGACGGAGTCTACTACAGGTCGATTCTGCGAAAACGAGCGCGAAAGAGAGACGAAAACGAAGGGAAACAGAACAGGGATAACACATAA
- the glmM gene encoding phosphoglucosamine mutase, producing the protein MKVFGSSGTRGVANDELTPEFVLKIAKAAGTVWRSDRVALARDTRATGDMLADAAASGLASIGADVDRLGVVPTPGAQAYTEREGVPALMITASHNPPEYNGVKLIGEDGIELAVGSLERIEDKFLTEAFEEVRWSETGHSHHIEDARDWYVSQLLEHIDTEKIADANLTIALDPGHGAGSLTSPEFFRKLGCEVVTANSQPDGHFPGRNPEPVPKNLRDLGRLVESTDADVGIAHDGDADRAIFYDENGDYIEGDATLAALSAAQLEPGDAVVSAVNVSQRLVDVARETGSTLELTPIGSTNIITRIRELQDQNVSVPVAGEGNGGIFFPNYRLTRDGAYTAAKFLELLVDRTASEVVEPYSGYHNIRTNISYTTDAEHDALLSAAEQKAEESDAELNTRDGYRLDFGDAWVLARPSGTEPIVRIYAEAREQHRAEELSEEMEDTLRIAKASV; encoded by the coding sequence ATGAAGGTGTTCGGGTCGAGTGGAACGCGAGGGGTCGCAAACGACGAGTTGACCCCCGAGTTCGTGCTCAAGATTGCGAAAGCGGCAGGGACGGTGTGGCGCTCCGACCGAGTCGCTCTCGCCCGAGATACGCGGGCTACCGGCGACATGCTCGCCGACGCCGCCGCCAGCGGGTTGGCCAGTATCGGAGCAGACGTGGACCGACTCGGTGTCGTGCCGACGCCCGGGGCACAGGCCTACACGGAACGAGAGGGCGTTCCGGCGTTGATGATAACCGCGAGTCACAACCCGCCGGAGTACAACGGCGTGAAACTCATCGGCGAGGACGGTATCGAACTCGCCGTCGGGAGTTTAGAGCGCATCGAAGACAAATTCCTGACCGAAGCGTTCGAAGAAGTTCGCTGGAGCGAAACGGGACACAGCCACCACATCGAAGACGCCCGCGACTGGTACGTCTCGCAACTGCTCGAACACATCGACACCGAGAAAATTGCCGACGCGAACCTGACCATCGCACTCGACCCCGGACACGGAGCAGGGTCGCTCACCTCGCCCGAATTCTTCCGAAAACTCGGCTGTGAGGTCGTCACGGCGAACAGCCAACCAGACGGTCACTTCCCCGGACGCAATCCGGAACCGGTTCCGAAGAACCTCCGCGACCTCGGCCGATTGGTCGAATCGACCGACGCAGATGTCGGAATCGCACACGACGGGGACGCAGATCGCGCCATTTTCTACGACGAAAACGGCGACTACATCGAAGGCGACGCCACACTAGCCGCGCTCTCCGCCGCACAACTGGAACCCGGCGATGCTGTGGTTTCTGCAGTCAACGTCTCTCAGCGCCTCGTGGACGTGGCCCGCGAAACCGGTTCGACGCTCGAACTGACGCCAATCGGCAGTACGAACATCATCACCCGAATCCGCGAACTACAAGACCAGAACGTCTCGGTTCCGGTCGCTGGCGAGGGCAACGGTGGCATCTTCTTCCCGAACTATCGTCTGACCCGCGACGGAGCCTACACCGCAGCGAAGTTCCTCGAACTGCTGGTTGACCGAACCGCCAGCGAAGTCGTAGAGCCGTACAGCGGCTACCACAACATTCGGACGAACATCTCGTACACGACGGACGCAGAACACGACGCTCTGCTTTCTGCAGCCGAGCAAAAGGCGGAGGAGTCCGACGCGGAGTTGAACACCCGCGACGGCTACCGACTCGATTTCGGCGATGCATGGGTACTCGCGCGACCCAGCGGCACCGAACCGATAGTTCGAATCTACGCCGAGGCACGTGAGCAACACCGCGCCGAAGAGCTTTCCGAAGAGATGGAAGACACGCTGAGAATTGCAAAAGCGAGCGTCTGA
- a CDS encoding polysaccharide deacetylase family protein, with product MPAWEFSDHTLEIIEELGFEWDSSQMGNDFAPYHLRRNWKAPDSDPFELGDSTDIIEIPISWKRADFPVLMFVWEQSILWDTRTNELFSTSRKPNSIGCTRT from the coding sequence TTGCCTGCGTGGGAGTTTTCGGATCACACGCTCGAAATCATCGAGGAACTTGGCTTCGAATGGGATTCGAGCCAGATGGGCAACGATTTCGCGCCGTACCATCTCCGCAGAAACTGGAAGGCACCCGATTCAGACCCCTTCGAACTCGGTGACTCGACCGACATCATCGAAATCCCGATTTCGTGGAAGCGGGCCGACTTCCCGGTGCTGATGTTCGTCTGGGAACAGTCGATTTTGTGGGATACGCGAACGAACGAGCTGTTTTCGACCTCTAGAAAGCCCAATTCGATTGGATGTACAAGAACGTAG
- a CDS encoding carbon starvation CstA family protein, whose amino-acid sequence MATAIIWLVLAVLVLFTVGYVGYSRYLARFVDLDDSRDTPAHKYEDGQEYVPAKKPVLLGHHYSSIAGGAPIVGPITAGVIWGWVPALLWIAIGNPLMGAVHDFISLSSSLRHEGKSIGYIIGEYVGEGGKNMLLWFAFLTIILVVGVFAFVVGVVFEAYPSAATASILYIALAMIFGVYLYQLDLPFIPGTVVFVTGVFASVYVGIQYPIQLAATTWVPIILVYAFIASVLPVWTLLQPRDYLSSFLLYAGVGGALLAIIVGTLGSTMGIGAITPTQPLTVSLDAYSGFMGVTGQPLFPVLFITIACGTISGFHSLVSSGTTAKQLNRESDARVIGYGGMLGEGLLAVLALSTVALVGITVEGGGVGQALPNFAQGGGIMLTSFGLPQSYGEPFMALVMVSFLLTSTDTALRLGRYMFEEIVGTPETTVQSVGANRYVNAGFQCAIAYGLVATGTWSDLWPLFGGANQLLAALALLTATVWLANWSKNKQLISTGVPMVLMTVVTICGLLYLALYQNLILKFVQGNWGDGGATVGTMVSAGLQIGIALTLIGLALSLVWKGYKNISAVRQERPGTPVTDGGESDD is encoded by the coding sequence ATGGCGACCGCAATCATATGGCTAGTACTCGCCGTTCTCGTGCTTTTTACTGTCGGATACGTCGGCTATTCGCGCTATCTCGCGCGGTTCGTCGATTTGGACGACAGTCGTGATACACCAGCACATAAGTACGAAGACGGCCAGGAGTACGTTCCGGCGAAGAAACCAGTATTGTTAGGACACCACTATTCGAGCATCGCGGGCGGCGCACCCATCGTCGGCCCGATTACGGCAGGCGTCATCTGGGGATGGGTGCCTGCCCTGCTGTGGATTGCCATCGGCAATCCACTGATGGGCGCGGTTCACGACTTCATTTCGCTATCGAGCAGTCTCCGACACGAAGGGAAGTCAATCGGGTACATCATCGGCGAATACGTCGGGGAAGGCGGGAAGAACATGCTGTTGTGGTTCGCGTTCTTGACCATCATTCTCGTCGTCGGCGTGTTCGCGTTCGTCGTCGGCGTGGTCTTCGAGGCGTATCCGAGTGCCGCGACGGCGAGCATCCTGTACATCGCCCTCGCGATGATTTTCGGGGTGTATCTGTACCAACTCGACTTACCGTTCATTCCGGGAACTGTCGTGTTCGTCACAGGTGTGTTCGCCAGCGTCTACGTCGGGATACAGTACCCGATTCAACTCGCCGCGACGACGTGGGTTCCGATTATTCTCGTGTATGCGTTCATCGCGAGCGTCCTCCCGGTTTGGACGCTTCTGCAACCGCGTGACTATCTGTCGTCGTTCCTGCTGTACGCAGGGGTCGGCGGCGCGCTTCTTGCGATTATCGTCGGGACGCTCGGAAGCACGATGGGTATCGGTGCGATTACGCCGACTCAACCGCTCACCGTCAGTCTCGACGCCTACAGCGGATTCATGGGTGTGACCGGGCAACCGCTGTTCCCGGTGCTGTTCATCACCATCGCGTGTGGTACCATCAGCGGGTTCCACTCGCTGGTGTCGTCGGGAACGACGGCGAAGCAACTCAACCGCGAATCCGACGCCCGAGTCATCGGCTACGGTGGCATGCTCGGTGAAGGACTCCTCGCGGTTCTCGCGCTCTCGACCGTCGCACTGGTCGGCATTACCGTGGAGGGCGGCGGTGTCGGCCAAGCACTGCCGAACTTCGCACAGGGCGGCGGCATCATGCTCACCAGTTTCGGCCTGCCACAGAGTTACGGCGAACCGTTCATGGCGCTCGTGATGGTGAGTTTCCTGCTCACCTCCACCGACACGGCGCTTCGCCTCGGTCGATACATGTTCGAAGAAATCGTCGGCACGCCGGAAACGACCGTTCAAAGCGTCGGGGCGAACCGGTACGTCAACGCCGGATTCCAGTGTGCCATCGCGTACGGACTCGTCGCAACCGGAACGTGGTCCGACCTCTGGCCGCTGTTCGGCGGCGCGAACCAACTGCTTGCCGCACTCGCGCTCCTGACGGCGACGGTCTGGTTGGCCAACTGGAGCAAGAACAAGCAACTCATCAGCACCGGGGTGCCGATGGTGCTGATGACGGTCGTCACGATTTGTGGTCTGCTCTATCTCGCCCTCTACCAGAACTTGATACTGAAGTTCGTGCAGGGTAACTGGGGTGACGGCGGTGCCACCGTCGGAACCATGGTTTCCGCAGGATTGCAGATAGGAATCGCGCTCACGCTCATCGGACTGGCGCTCTCGCTCGTCTGGAAGGGGTACAAGAATATTTCTGCAGTCCGACAAGAGCGCCCCGGAACGCCAGTCACGGACGGAGGTGAGTCCGACGACTGA
- the hisI gene encoding phosphoribosyl-AMP cyclohydrolase — MTDEVALAFDDSDLLPAIAQDADSGDVLMLAYVSPEAVEQTVETGLAHYYSRSRDELWKKGGTSGHVQHVQGVRVDCDGDTFLYLVEQEGGACHTGYESCFYRQIEELNDDETAETEVVAEKVYDPDEVYG; from the coding sequence ATGACAGATGAAGTCGCGCTTGCATTCGATGACTCCGACCTGCTCCCTGCAATCGCCCAAGACGCGGACTCCGGTGACGTGCTGATGCTGGCCTATGTCTCGCCCGAAGCAGTCGAGCAAACCGTCGAAACCGGCCTCGCACACTACTACTCTAGAAGTCGGGACGAACTCTGGAAGAAAGGCGGCACCAGCGGCCACGTCCAACATGTCCAAGGCGTTCGTGTCGATTGCGACGGCGACACGTTTCTCTACCTCGTCGAACAAGAGGGCGGGGCCTGCCACACAGGCTATGAATCCTGCTTCTACCGCCAAATTGAGGAACTGAATGACGATGAAACCGCCGAAACCGAAGTCGTCGCGGAGAAGGTGTACGACCCGGACGAAGTCTACGGATAA
- a CDS encoding GTP-binding protein gives MSKGRIPVTILSGNLGAGKTTTLNHLLGESSDRDIAVLVNDMGTINVDAELIQDGTELTAEDGVAELSNGCICCELQDDLRTEVSRLARDWEFDTLVVESSGISEPAPVARLFTTESRAAARYDVDTTVTLVSARQFRDFFDGDSPVERTETEDGETRPLSDLVIEQIEFCDVLVLNKCDLVSEEELDEIEATLRALQPRAELIRTEHGQISPDAVLQRGLFDRDAVSDSAGWKRAMEHAGDHDHSTDHTDDTSGHNHAHRHPEETYGVSSVACRRRRPFHPERLADFFESLPDGIIRAKGTFWLAGQEWVMKYGQAGSSARVETAGKWIASLPEIDQKLYRDNRSDLDWDDEWGDRETKLVFIGTDFDEETIPSRLDDCLLTDEEMDAEWDEFENPFPQSENGLLTFGE, from the coding sequence ATGAGCAAGGGTCGAATCCCGGTCACGATTCTAAGCGGTAATCTCGGCGCAGGTAAGACGACGACGCTCAACCACCTCCTCGGCGAAAGCAGCGACAGGGACATCGCAGTGCTCGTCAACGATATGGGCACGATAAACGTCGATGCCGAACTGATACAGGACGGCACCGAACTCACCGCCGAAGACGGCGTTGCAGAACTCTCAAACGGCTGTATCTGCTGTGAGTTGCAGGACGACCTCCGAACCGAGGTCAGCCGACTCGCCCGCGACTGGGAGTTCGACACCCTCGTCGTGGAATCTTCCGGCATCAGCGAACCCGCCCCAGTCGCCCGACTGTTCACGACCGAATCGCGCGCCGCGGCCCGATACGACGTGGATACGACGGTTACCCTCGTCAGTGCGCGCCAGTTCCGCGACTTCTTCGACGGCGACTCGCCGGTCGAACGAACCGAAACGGAGGATGGTGAAACGCGCCCCCTTTCCGACCTCGTCATCGAGCAAATCGAATTTTGTGACGTGCTCGTGCTCAACAAATGCGACCTCGTTTCCGAGGAGGAACTGGACGAAATCGAGGCGACCCTTCGCGCACTTCAACCCCGGGCGGAACTGATTCGAACCGAACACGGGCAAATTTCTCCCGACGCAGTCCTTCAACGCGGGCTGTTCGACAGGGATGCAGTCAGCGATTCGGCGGGGTGGAAACGAGCGATGGAACACGCTGGCGACCACGACCATTCCACTGACCACACTGATGACACGTCCGGCCACAATCACGCCCACCGCCATCCCGAGGAAACCTACGGCGTGTCGTCAGTCGCGTGTCGCCGCCGAAGACCGTTCCATCCCGAACGACTCGCCGACTTCTTCGAATCGCTTCCCGACGGCATCATCCGGGCGAAAGGGACGTTCTGGCTCGCCGGGCAAGAGTGGGTCATGAAGTACGGCCAAGCCGGGTCGTCCGCCCGCGTCGAAACCGCGGGCAAGTGGATTGCGAGCCTTCCCGAAATTGACCAGAAGCTCTACCGCGACAATCGCTCCGACCTCGATTGGGACGATGAATGGGGCGACCGCGAAACGAAACTCGTCTTTATCGGAACCGACTTCGACGAGGAGACGATTCCCTCCCGACTGGACGACTGCTTACTGACTGACGAGGAGATGGACGCGGAGTGGGACGAGTTCGAAAATCCGTTTCCGCAGTCCGAAAACGGCCTGCTGACCTTCGGCGAATAA
- a CDS encoding ArsA family ATPase, whose translation MKKFVFFGGKGGVGKTTVSSAYGLKSANAGLKTLVVSTDPAHSTSDVFDQQFGDEPAPVDGHDNLWAMEIDPEQEVENHLMEIKRAMGDQVSPGMVNAIDRQIEMSHQTPGAHESALFDRFVDVMQNSEEYDRVVFDTSPTGGTLRLLSLPEFLEGWIERLLHKRKRSIDLYEKAAIGGREPRRMAEGDPIIARLQERKEMFEFAGEVLRTESAYFLVLNPDELSIRETSRAVEELTEYDLAVSGLVINKVTPEPDADESGRGAKYLRDRCRTERERIEHIRDAFEEPVVAVIESRVEEVKGSLLADVAKGLDVAVETTPKSAG comes from the coding sequence ATGAAGAAGTTCGTTTTCTTCGGCGGGAAGGGTGGCGTCGGAAAGACAACGGTTTCCAGCGCCTACGGCCTCAAAAGCGCGAATGCGGGGCTGAAAACGCTCGTCGTTTCGACCGACCCGGCACACAGCACCTCCGACGTGTTTGACCAGCAGTTCGGCGACGAACCCGCCCCGGTCGATGGCCACGACAACCTCTGGGCGATGGAAATCGACCCCGAACAGGAGGTCGAAAACCACCTGATGGAGATTAAACGGGCGATGGGCGACCAAGTGAGTCCGGGGATGGTCAACGCAATCGACCGGCAAATCGAGATGTCGCATCAGACGCCCGGCGCGCACGAATCCGCGCTGTTCGACCGATTCGTAGACGTGATGCAAAATTCCGAAGAGTACGACCGCGTTGTATTCGACACATCGCCGACAGGTGGGACGCTTCGACTGCTTTCACTGCCCGAGTTCCTCGAAGGGTGGATAGAACGCCTGCTTCACAAGCGCAAACGAAGCATCGACCTGTACGAGAAAGCGGCAATCGGTGGCCGAGAACCGCGACGAATGGCGGAAGGCGACCCGATTATCGCCCGCCTGCAGGAACGAAAAGAGATGTTCGAGTTCGCTGGCGAGGTGCTTCGCACCGAGTCGGCGTACTTCCTCGTGCTCAATCCGGACGAGTTATCGATTCGTGAAACGAGTCGTGCTGTGGAAGAATTGACCGAGTACGACCTCGCCGTCTCCGGACTCGTCATCAACAAGGTCACACCGGAACCCGACGCGGACGAATCCGGAAGAGGCGCGAAATACCTTCGTGACCGCTGTCGAACCGAACGCGAGCGAATCGAGCATATTCGAGACGCCTTCGAGGAACCGGTCGTCGCGGTTATCGAATCCCGTGTCGAGGAGGTGAAAGGCTCGTTGCTCGCAGACGTGGCAAAAGGGTTAGATGTGGCTGTGGAAACGACACCGAAATCTGCCGGATAG
- a CDS encoding DUF5828 family protein, protein MEESISGFKLRGSWGDIVEHGERITQALRDADVSGAAFEEWDEWRPKSHERLGEDVSEKTAEQAHVAEGRGEQAGESPDDDLRTAGEKLTESYEKLEDDDTEGAMDRWQDSVNYVARAADSASRKAIRKVEDTVYQRVMTQLAPYYFDNDLVSANIQQTSRMENGDEGFIFEVNVNDDELKDRVSNLLTSYEDEIDRWHVDVEKETETVEAAEGVEAPKRGDGPRADTT, encoded by the coding sequence ATGGAAGAGAGTATCTCTGGCTTCAAACTCCGCGGTAGCTGGGGAGACATCGTCGAGCACGGCGAGCGAATCACGCAGGCCCTTCGTGACGCAGACGTCTCTGGCGCAGCATTCGAAGAGTGGGACGAGTGGCGGCCGAAATCGCACGAGCGACTCGGCGAGGACGTTTCCGAGAAAACAGCCGAGCAAGCGCACGTCGCTGAAGGAAGGGGCGAACAGGCGGGTGAATCGCCGGACGATGACCTCCGGACAGCGGGAGAAAAACTGACTGAATCGTACGAAAAATTAGAGGACGACGACACCGAAGGCGCGATGGACAGGTGGCAGGACTCGGTGAACTACGTCGCCCGCGCCGCGGACTCGGCGAGCAGGAAGGCGATTCGAAAAGTCGAAGATACGGTGTACCAGCGAGTGATGACGCAACTCGCGCCCTACTACTTCGACAACGACCTCGTCAGCGCGAACATCCAACAGACGAGTCGGATGGAAAACGGCGACGAAGGCTTCATCTTCGAGGTGAACGTCAACGACGACGAACTCAAAGACCGGGTTTCGAACCTGCTCACCTCTTACGAGGACGAAATCGACCGCTGGCACGTCGATGTCGAAAAAGAAACGGAAACCGTCGAGGCCGCAGAAGGCGTCGAAGCCCCGAAGCGGGGCGACGGCCCGCGAGCCGACACGACATAA
- the upp gene encoding uracil phosphoribosyltransferase: MTIEQRGDAHLITHAMAKDTLSKIRDENTEQVGFRKGLVKLGRICGYEIIDGAMDTEYVSINTPLTETTGERVKGLDNVVIINVLRAATPFVEGLLKAFPRAKQGVISAGRNEDAGMNEDGEFPITIDYVKLPEITEKDTVIVADPMLATGSTMCAVLEEVLNEQPNPENFFVLSAVSAPDGLLNVHEKFPEADLLTVSIDDRLNDDGFIVPGLGDAGDRAFRTT; this comes from the coding sequence ATGACTATCGAGCAGCGAGGTGACGCCCACCTCATCACGCACGCGATGGCGAAGGACACGCTCTCGAAGATTCGAGACGAGAACACGGAACAAGTCGGTTTCCGCAAGGGCCTCGTCAAACTCGGCCGCATCTGTGGTTACGAAATCATCGACGGCGCGATGGATACGGAGTACGTTTCAATCAACACGCCACTCACCGAAACGACCGGCGAGCGCGTCAAAGGACTGGACAACGTCGTCATCATCAACGTTCTGCGCGCCGCGACGCCGTTCGTCGAAGGCCTGCTGAAGGCGTTCCCCCGAGCGAAACAGGGTGTCATCAGCGCTGGTCGGAACGAGGACGCCGGAATGAACGAGGACGGTGAGTTCCCCATCACCATCGACTACGTGAAACTCCCCGAAATCACGGAGAAGGATACGGTTATCGTGGCCGACCCGATGCTCGCAACCGGGAGCACGATGTGCGCAGTTCTCGAAGAAGTCCTGAACGAGCAACCGAATCCCGAGAACTTCTTCGTTCTCTCGGCGGTCAGCGCCCCCGACGGCCTGCTCAACGTTCACGAGAAGTTTCCGGAAGCAGATTTGCTGACCGTGAGTATCGACGACCGACTCAACGACGACGGCTTCATCGTCCCCGGACTGGGCGATGCAGGTGACCGCGCGTTCCGCACGACGTAA
- a CDS encoding MFS transporter: MWDLSRNIGLYYAYKATKAVEFYRPIMYLYFLSLGVDFTAIALLEGIYNVTTVLGEIPTGYVGDRIGRRNSLLVGTGIITVTLVGIGFAETFLELAVLYTCWSMGYNFRSGSDDAWLYDTLADELSEDRFAHIRGRGQSVALLVGVVGSVAGGYLGDIDLSYPFLVAAVVSGAGIPILLSWEEPASYEESDADELGLREAVGVIGETLSHPRLRSFVVYYFVLFSAVSYLVFMYVQPVLETVLPQIGVPQGEVEPLLGWFYAAISLLSAGLSYHTGTIRERVGLRRWFLVIPFVVGIGLIALWTTPILAIPAFLFARGISETTRSLASQYVNDRIDTLGRATVLSALAMVSSVTVIPFQLGSGVISDVTSPLTALAAAGGVLIVGSFVVLAWESPVKAVTGRPAEAE, translated from the coding sequence GTGTGGGATTTGAGTCGAAATATCGGGCTTTACTACGCCTACAAGGCGACCAAAGCGGTCGAGTTCTACCGCCCGATAATGTATCTCTACTTTCTCTCGCTCGGCGTGGATTTCACCGCTATCGCGCTTCTCGAAGGGATTTACAACGTCACGACCGTTCTGGGGGAAATTCCCACGGGCTACGTCGGCGACCGAATCGGGCGCAGAAACAGCCTGCTCGTCGGAACCGGAATTATCACGGTTACGCTCGTCGGAATCGGCTTCGCGGAAACGTTCCTCGAACTCGCCGTGCTGTACACCTGCTGGTCGATGGGATACAACTTCCGGTCGGGAAGCGACGACGCATGGCTTTATGATACGCTCGCAGACGAACTATCGGAAGACCGATTCGCACACATTCGGGGGCGGGGACAGTCCGTCGCCCTGCTAGTCGGCGTCGTCGGCAGCGTTGCTGGCGGTTATCTCGGCGACATCGACCTCTCGTATCCGTTTCTAGTTGCAGCAGTGGTATCGGGCGCAGGGATTCCGATTCTGTTGAGTTGGGAAGAACCGGCGAGTTACGAGGAAAGCGACGCCGATGAACTCGGCCTGCGGGAAGCGGTCGGCGTCATCGGCGAGACGCTTTCACACCCCAGATTGCGTTCGTTCGTAGTGTACTACTTCGTCCTGTTTTCTGCGGTTTCGTATCTCGTCTTCATGTACGTTCAGCCGGTTCTCGAAACCGTTCTTCCGCAGATTGGGGTTCCACAGGGTGAGGTCGAACCGCTTCTGGGCTGGTTTTACGCGGCTATCAGCCTTCTTTCGGCCGGGTTGAGCTATCATACCGGAACGATTCGGGAGCGTGTCGGACTCCGGCGCTGGTTCCTCGTGATTCCCTTCGTCGTCGGAATCGGACTCATCGCGCTTTGGACGACGCCGATTCTAGCGATTCCGGCATTCCTGTTCGCTCGCGGAATTTCCGAAACGACGCGCTCGCTGGCCTCGCAGTACGTCAACGATAGAATCGACACCCTTGGACGAGCAACCGTGCTCTCCGCACTTGCCATGGTGAGTTCCGTGACGGTCATTCCGTTCCAACTCGGGAGCGGCGTGATTTCGGACGTAACGTCGCCGCTCACTGCGCTCGCGGCCGCTGGCGGGGTGTTGATAGTCGGTTCGTTCGTCGTCCTGGCGTGGGAATCACCGGTCAAAGCGGTCACGGGACGCCCGGCAGAGGCGGAGTAG